One Bacteroidales bacterium DNA window includes the following coding sequences:
- a CDS encoding M23 family metallopeptidase → MAKIRYQFNTKSLKIERVQVSIKERLKRWLSSLAFGLVFGVIVIVLAYNFFSSPREKVLMNELEAYKLQFKIMNDRLNQTQAVLDDLQDRDDNIYRVIFEAEPIPSSVRKAGYGGADRYASLTGMSNTDIVESTSRKLDEISSQVYVQSKSFDEVFKLAKNKEKVIASIPAIQPVNFHDLRRIGSHFGYRTDPFYKVTKMHEGIDFTAAVGTPIYATGDGVITEAEYNRGGYGMCIKINHGFGYETFYAHLSRMKVKLGQKVTRGEVIGFVGNTGKSTSPHLHYEVHKNGQPINPIYFFFNDITPQEYQAMIEQSKNPSQTLD, encoded by the coding sequence ATGGCTAAAATCCGTTACCAGTTCAATACCAAGTCGCTAAAGATAGAGCGGGTTCAGGTGAGTATAAAGGAAAGGCTAAAAAGATGGCTTTCCTCACTCGCCTTTGGATTGGTATTCGGTGTAATTGTTATTGTGCTGGCATATAATTTCTTTTCATCTCCACGTGAAAAAGTTCTAATGAATGAGCTGGAGGCCTATAAACTCCAGTTTAAGATCATGAATGACAGGTTGAACCAAACACAAGCTGTTTTGGATGATCTTCAGGACAGGGATGATAATATTTACCGGGTAATTTTTGAAGCAGAACCCATTCCTTCATCTGTAAGGAAAGCCGGATATGGCGGTGCAGATCGTTACGCAAGCCTCACAGGAATGAGTAATACTGATATTGTTGAAAGTACTTCCCGGAAATTGGATGAAATTTCAAGCCAGGTTTATGTTCAATCCAAATCCTTTGATGAGGTTTTCAAATTAGCCAAGAATAAGGAGAAAGTGATAGCCAGCATTCCGGCAATACAACCTGTTAATTTCCACGACCTTCGCAGGATTGGATCCCATTTTGGATACCGGACTGATCCTTTTTACAAGGTAACTAAAATGCATGAGGGTATTGATTTTACTGCAGCTGTGGGCACGCCTATCTATGCCACAGGTGACGGAGTAATTACAGAAGCTGAATACAACAGGGGTGGATATGGGATGTGTATCAAGATAAATCATGGTTTTGGATATGAAACCTTTTATGCTCATCTTTCAAGGATGAAAGTGAAACTCGGGCAAAAAGTAACCCGTGGAGAAGTTATTGGATTTGTAGGAAATACAGGTAAATCAACATCTCCTCATCTTCATTATGAAGTTCATAAAAATGGTCAGCCAATTAATCCTATTTATTTCTTCTTTAACGATATCACCCCCCAGGAATATCAAGCAATGATTGAACAATCAAAGAATCCGTCTCAAACACTGGATTGA
- a CDS encoding MerR family transcriptional regulator: MPLRTKDIEKLYFKIGEVAEMFGVNTSLIRFYENEFDIIKPHRNNKGNRLFTKADVDNFHIIFHLIKDKGYTLEGAKLQIRKQKTHTPDKQEIIHSLQKVRRFLLEVRSELEK; encoded by the coding sequence ATGCCATTAAGAACAAAAGATATAGAAAAGTTATACTTTAAGATAGGTGAAGTTGCTGAGATGTTTGGAGTAAATACTTCTCTGATACGATTTTACGAGAATGAATTTGATATTATTAAACCTCACAGGAATAATAAGGGGAATCGATTATTTACTAAGGCAGATGTAGATAATTTCCATATCATTTTCCATCTTATTAAGGATAAAGGCTATACACTGGAAGGTGCAAAGCTTCAAATCAGGAAACAAAAGACTCATACCCCGGATAAACAGGAAATAATACATTCATTACAAAAAGTCAGAAGATTCTTGCTTGAAGTCAGGAGTGAACTTGAAAAGTAA
- a CDS encoding OmpA family protein, with the protein MKNLITLLLVFLSFICFAQQSENKLTSKFDFIPGEKVIFYDDFTDVAIGDFPLAWNTNGSGEVVTSDKFEGRWLLLSKQGYFLPEVNESFTDNYTVEFDLISYAQVYDQLFSLSIFLTSADRGNVINGTQPGNAGLRIRPENERVSWNNWAENREWGGDEGIGAFQFKPNEKYHFAFWFQKQRVRLYVNESKVLDLPRGLNSGYTYKFFRLDSESDEIIPMIANFRMAAGLPDMRSKLITEGKLVSYGILFDVNSDKLKPASAPTIKEIAAVLKENPAVRIKIVGHTDSDGEDALNLDLSKRRSVSVKNELINVYGIDAARIETDGKGESQPVAANDSGINKSRNRRVEFIKL; encoded by the coding sequence ATGAAAAACCTGATTACACTTTTATTAGTTTTTCTCAGTTTTATTTGCTTTGCTCAGCAATCTGAGAATAAGTTGACCTCCAAGTTTGATTTTATTCCGGGTGAAAAAGTCATTTTTTATGATGATTTCACAGATGTAGCAATTGGTGATTTCCCTTTGGCATGGAATACAAACGGAAGCGGGGAGGTAGTAACATCTGATAAATTTGAAGGAAGGTGGCTTTTATTGTCGAAACAAGGCTACTTCCTGCCTGAGGTAAATGAAAGTTTTACTGATAATTATACTGTTGAATTTGACCTGATTTCTTATGCCCAGGTGTATGACCAGCTTTTTTCATTATCCATTTTCCTGACTTCTGCCGATAGAGGTAATGTGATCAATGGCACTCAACCCGGCAATGCGGGGTTAAGAATTCGGCCTGAGAATGAAAGGGTCTCCTGGAATAACTGGGCGGAGAACAGGGAATGGGGTGGTGATGAAGGAATCGGGGCCTTCCAGTTTAAACCAAATGAAAAATATCATTTCGCTTTCTGGTTTCAGAAACAACGTGTTCGGTTATATGTAAATGAAAGTAAGGTATTGGACCTTCCACGGGGGTTAAATTCTGGCTATACTTATAAGTTCTTCAGGTTGGATTCTGAATCCGATGAAATCATTCCAATGATAGCAAATTTCAGAATGGCCGCCGGTTTGCCCGATATGAGAAGTAAACTGATCACTGAAGGGAAGCTGGTTTCATATGGGATTTTGTTTGATGTTAATTCAGATAAACTAAAGCCGGCATCAGCACCTACGATCAAAGAGATTGCAGCAGTGTTGAAGGAAAATCCTGCAGTCAGGATCAAAATTGTAGGGCATACCGATTCGGATGGTGAAGATGCATTGAACCTTGATCTGTCAAAACGCAGAAGCGTGTCAGTAAAGAATGAACTTATAAATGTATATGGAATTGATGCTGCAAGGATTGAAACCGATGGAAAGGGTGAATCGCAACCAGTGGCTGCAAATGATTCCGGGATCAATAAATCCAGGAACAGGAGAGTCGAATTTATTAAGCTTTAA
- the alaS gene encoding alanine--tRNA ligase, whose product MTSIEIRQTFLDFFKSKQHEIVPSAPMVVKNDPTLMFTNAGMNQFKDVFLGNSPVKFPRIADTQKCLRVSGKHNDLEEVGHDTYHHTMFEMLGNWSFGDYFKTEAISWAWELLTDVYKIDKDRLYVTIFGGDAADNLPEDQEAYEIWKKYIAEDRILRGSKKDNFWEMGDTGPCGPCSEIHVDIRYDADRKLIPGDTLVNNDHPQVIEIWNNVFIQFNRQANGSLVLLPSKHVDTGMGFERLCMVLQGKQSNYDTDVFTPIISEIARLSGIPYGQEPKADIAMRVMADHLRAVSFAIADGQLPSNVKAGYVIRRILRRAVRYGYSFLNIREPFIFKLIPVLEQQMGPYFPELTSQLTLIQRVISEEEQSFLRTLSIGIQKFHQYIAAGKGEKCVQGDFAFEMYDTYGFPIDLTQLMSREINWTVDMESFLKRLEEQKNRSRQDANVETDDWVELIPSDKSEFLGYDTIEAEVRILKYRKVIAKGKEIYQLVFDKTPFYAESGGQVGDTGIVESTFEKIEIFDTRKENNLVVHLSEVPPQNPLVPFIAKVSSEKRTQTANNHSATHLLHYALRTILGAHVEQKGSYVSPDHLRFDFSHFQKLSQEEISQVETMVNKLIRENDALDEKRAVSMKQAQELGALAFFGEKYGDQVRVIRFGSSVELCGGTHVKATGQIGSFRIVSESAIAAGVRRIEAITAAKVEDFIHEQDLILEQLKNLVKNPVDPLKAVQQLIDQNTDLRKQLDAMNAEKALRVKDQLIASKENIGGIHFISTVSDLDPASIKDLAFALRDSVENLFLVIANESDGKAGLSVMISDDLVKSKGLNAGQIVRELAKNIQGGGGGQPNFATAGGKDPSGIPAALSQARNLLENF is encoded by the coding sequence ATGACAAGTATTGAAATCCGGCAGACTTTCCTTGACTTTTTCAAATCCAAACAACATGAGATCGTTCCTTCAGCCCCAATGGTTGTTAAAAATGATCCGACGCTTATGTTTACCAATGCAGGAATGAACCAGTTCAAGGACGTATTCCTTGGTAATTCACCTGTTAAATTTCCACGGATTGCTGATACTCAGAAGTGCCTAAGGGTTTCCGGGAAGCATAATGATTTGGAGGAAGTTGGCCACGATACTTATCATCATACCATGTTCGAGATGCTTGGAAACTGGTCTTTTGGCGATTACTTCAAGACTGAAGCTATATCCTGGGCATGGGAACTGCTTACCGATGTTTATAAAATCGATAAGGACAGGCTATATGTCACTATTTTCGGTGGAGATGCTGCTGATAACCTGCCTGAAGACCAGGAAGCATATGAGATTTGGAAAAAATATATTGCTGAAGACAGGATTCTCAGGGGCTCCAAGAAAGATAACTTCTGGGAAATGGGAGATACAGGCCCATGTGGCCCCTGCTCCGAAATTCATGTGGACATAAGGTATGATGCCGATCGTAAACTTATCCCCGGTGACACCCTTGTGAACAATGACCATCCTCAGGTTATCGAAATCTGGAATAATGTATTTATTCAGTTCAATCGTCAGGCTAATGGCTCATTGGTTCTGCTGCCTTCCAAACATGTGGATACCGGCATGGGATTTGAACGTTTATGTATGGTACTCCAGGGAAAACAGAGTAACTATGATACAGATGTCTTTACCCCTATTATCTCAGAAATAGCAAGGCTCTCAGGAATTCCATACGGACAGGAACCTAAAGCTGATATCGCCATGCGTGTTATGGCCGACCATTTACGTGCCGTAAGTTTTGCAATCGCGGATGGTCAGTTGCCTTCAAATGTAAAGGCCGGATATGTGATCCGACGAATCCTCCGCAGAGCTGTCAGATATGGTTATTCTTTCCTTAATATCAGGGAACCTTTTATCTTTAAACTGATCCCTGTACTGGAACAGCAAATGGGGCCCTATTTCCCGGAATTAACATCTCAACTCACTCTTATTCAACGTGTAATATCTGAAGAAGAACAATCATTCCTGAGAACGCTTTCCATTGGCATTCAGAAATTTCATCAATATATTGCTGCAGGCAAAGGGGAAAAATGCGTGCAAGGTGATTTTGCTTTTGAAATGTATGATACCTATGGATTCCCCATTGATTTGACTCAGCTGATGAGTCGTGAAATCAACTGGACTGTCGATATGGAGAGCTTTCTAAAAAGGCTCGAAGAACAGAAAAACCGTTCAAGGCAGGATGCTAATGTAGAAACAGATGATTGGGTAGAACTGATACCTTCCGATAAAAGTGAATTCCTTGGATATGACACCATTGAAGCAGAAGTCAGGATTTTAAAATATAGGAAAGTAATCGCTAAAGGTAAGGAAATCTATCAGCTGGTTTTCGATAAAACGCCATTCTATGCTGAGAGTGGTGGACAGGTGGGAGATACCGGAATTGTTGAATCAACTTTTGAAAAAATTGAGATTTTTGATACCCGCAAGGAAAATAACCTTGTAGTCCATCTTTCAGAAGTACCCCCTCAAAACCCATTAGTCCCTTTTATAGCAAAGGTTTCGTCTGAAAAAAGAACTCAGACAGCCAACAACCATTCAGCCACTCACCTTCTCCATTATGCTTTGAGAACGATTCTGGGTGCTCATGTTGAGCAAAAAGGTTCTTACGTGAGTCCTGACCACCTGAGATTTGATTTTTCCCATTTCCAGAAATTGAGCCAGGAAGAAATCTCACAGGTAGAAACCATGGTAAATAAACTAATCCGTGAAAATGACGCCCTCGATGAAAAACGTGCGGTTTCAATGAAACAAGCTCAGGAATTGGGTGCTTTAGCCTTTTTTGGTGAAAAATACGGAGATCAGGTGAGGGTGATCCGGTTTGGATCTTCTGTTGAGCTTTGTGGAGGAACACATGTGAAAGCAACCGGACAAATCGGCTCCTTCCGCATTGTAAGTGAAAGTGCCATTGCTGCTGGCGTTAGAAGAATTGAAGCAATTACTGCTGCTAAAGTTGAAGATTTCATCCATGAGCAGGATTTGATCCTGGAACAATTGAAAAACCTGGTTAAAAACCCGGTAGATCCTTTGAAAGCGGTCCAGCAACTAATCGATCAGAATACCGATCTACGCAAACAACTTGATGCAATGAATGCTGAGAAAGCACTTCGGGTAAAAGATCAACTGATTGCCTCAAAGGAAAATATTGGTGGGATTCATTTTATTTCAACCGTTTCTGATCTTGATCCTGCATCCATCAAGGACCTCGCTTTTGCATTACGTGATTCTGTCGAAAATCTATTCCTCGTCATTGCGAATGAATCTGATGGAAAAGCCGGACTCTCAGTGATGATTTCGGATGACCTGGTTAAATCTAAAGGCCTGAATGCCGGACAAATAGTTAGAGAGCTTGCTAAAAATATCCAGGGAGGTGGCGGCGGACAACCGAATTTCGCTACTGCTGGTGGCAAAGACCCTTCCGGTATCCCTGCAGCTTTAAGCCAAGCCAGGAACCTTCTGGAAAATTTCTAG